The following proteins are co-located in the Syngnathus scovelli strain Florida chromosome 21, RoL_Ssco_1.2, whole genome shotgun sequence genome:
- the LOC125990959 gene encoding choline O-acetyltransferase has translation MSRLERDMATAAPERLPKVPVPPLKQTLDTYLKCVRHLVKDEQFQKTKAIVEKFGAPGGIGEVLQKKLLERREKTENWVYDYWLEDMYLSNRLALPVNSSPAMVFPKQPFKDGKDALSYAARLIRGVLEYKALIDARALPVEFARGQLAGTPLCMEQYSRLFTSYRYPGPKRDTLKVRVNPGTAASEHIIVACKNQFFALDVVTESKPLSETEIFSQLEKIVSMAGNAEEQCPPFGILTSDDRTEWARARDVLTKEQINMDSLVLIETCLSVLCLDEPSGTKATDSNRALQMLHGSGWEKNGANRWYDKSMQFVVGMDGICGVVCEHSAFEGVVLVQCSEYLTKHIARTTLEPAKPASGRKLPAPRRLVWKCNPQVQGLLVASKERLQRLVNNLDMDVFTFKDYGKEFIKKQKMSPDAFVQVALQLAFFKCNGKLVSTYESASIRRFRDGRVDNIRSATVEALAFVKCMTDERTTYTESEKMKRLRDAINAQTDYTIAAITGMAIDNHLLGLLKSAKELNMERPEIFCDETYLASNQFILSTSQVPTTVEMFCCYGPVVPNGYGACYNPQPDHMVFCVSSFWESTQTSSAVFVKALNEGLLEIRDLCDAVAKMADGRQGGSKPYRSGT, from the exons ATGTCTCGTTTGGAGAGAGACATGGCCACAGCAGCCCCGGAG AGGTTGCCCAAGGTTCCCGTGCCCCCGCTGAAGCAAACGCTGGACACCTACCTGAAGTGCGTGCGGCACCTGGTGAAGGACGAGCAGTTTCAAAAAACCAAAGCCATCGTGGAGAAATTCGGAGCGCCCGGAGGCATTGGCGAAGTTCTACAGAAGAAGCTCCTGGAAAGGAGGGAGAAGACAGAAAACTGg GTATACGACTACTGGCTGGAGGACATGTACCTGAGCAACAGGTTGGCTTTGCCGGTCAACTCCAGCCCCGCCATGGTTTTTCCCAAACAGCCGTTTAAAGATGGAAAGGATGCGCTGAG CTACGCCGCGCGTCTCATTCGAGGCGTGTTGGAGTACAAGGCCCTCATCGACGC GCGAGCGCTCCCTGTGGAGTTTGCCCGAGGCCAGCTGGCTGGGACCCCTCTATGCATGGAGCAGTACTCCCGCTTGTTTACCTCTTACCGCTACCCGGGCCCGAAGAGGGACACGCTCAAGGTCCGGGTGAATCCAGGCACCGCGGCATCGGAGCACATTATTGTGGCGTGCAAGAACCAG TTTTTCGCATTGGATGTAGTGACTGAGAGCAAGCCGCTTAGTGAGACGGAGATCTTCTCCCAACTGGAGAAAATTGTGTCGATGGCAGGAAATGCGGAAGAGCAATGTCCTCCTTTCGGTATCCTGACATCGGACGACCGAACAGAATGGGCACGAGCCCGAGACGTTCTCACTAAAG AACAAATCAACATGGACTCTCTGGTCCTGATAGAGACTTGCCTGAGCGTGCTGTGCTTGGATGAGCCCAGTGGGACGAAGGCCACTGATAGCAACCGGGCCCTGCAGATGCTCCACGGCAGCGGGTGGGAGAAGAATGGCGCAAATCGCTGGTATGACAAGTCCATGCAG TTTGTTGTAGGAATGGACGGGATATGCGGAGTGGTGTGCGAACATTCCGCCTTTGAAGGTGTCGTTCTGGTGCAATGTTCAGAGTATTTGACTAAACACAT AGCCAGAACCACATTAGAGCCCGCCAAGCCGGCCAGTGGTCGAAAGCTTCCGGCTCCAAGGAGACTCGTGTGGAAATGTAACCCCCAAGTCCAAGGACTCCTCGTGGCCTCCAAAGAGCGACTGCAGAG GCTGGTGAATAATCTGGACATGGACGTTTTCACCTTCAAAGATTACGGAAAGGAATTTATCAAGAAGCAAAAAATGAGTCCAGATGCATTTGTACAAGTGGCCCTACAGCTTGCGTTTTTCAA GTGCAACGGAAAGCTGGTATCCACATATGAGAGCGCCTCCATCAGGCGTTTCAGGGACGGCCGGGTGGATAACATTCGCTCCGCCACTGTTGAAGCTTTGGCTTTTGTCAAGTGCATGACGGACGAAAGGACGACTTACACT gaaagtgaaaaaatgaaacGACTGAGAGATGCAATAAACGCCCAGACGGATTATACGATTGCG GCTATAACAGGAATGGCAATAGACAATCATCTACTGGGACTGCTGAAGAGCGCCAAGGAACTCAACATGGAGCGTCCGGAGATCTTTTGCGATGAAACGTATCTGGCGAGTAACCAATTCATCCTGTCCACCAGTCAG GTCCCGACCACGGTGGAAATGTTCTGCTGCTACGGCCCGGTGGTGCCCAACGGCTACGGCGCCTGCTACAACCCGCAGCCGGACCACATGGTCTTCTGCGTGTCCAGTTTCTGGGAGAGCACGCAGACGAGCTCGGCCGTTTTTGTCAAAGCGCTGAACGAGGGACTGCTGGAAATCAGGGACCTGTGCGACGCTGTGGCCAAGATGGCGGACGGACGCCAGGGTGGAAGCAAGCCTTACAGATCAGGGACATAA